GCAAAACTAACTTTGCCGAAGCTTCCATGGCCTATTGCTTCACCTCTTACCCAATCCATTTCtgttattttttgtaaatagaAGTTTCTTGTGCTAAAATCTTGGTAATTTAGGATTTTTCAGTTATAGAAGGAAAGAAGATATCTGCAATTCACATTTAACTCTGTTACACACGCCACTTCTATATATAGCGTGAGGGGAATTTTTTaactttacttttttctttcaaattgtaTCTTTTTTTATGGTATTAATTTTTCCACAAGTATTAATAAATGAATATATGCGCCTATTGGTTTTATCATTAATAGTACAAGTTGTGTGAGATTggcaataataataaaataaaaaaggacacGTGATAGCAGAGAGatttttcttcataattttgCCAAACTGCTTAAATCAATTTTAGTCCAATGAATCTTTGTCTATGTCAGCAAGTCAATATAAAGAGGTTAAATTAAAAATCatgatattttttacttaaatctTATCGAAATGCAAGTGTACATCCAAGTGATGTGGCTGATATAATGATATTGATCAAGGAAATAATTTGGGTTACGGCAACCATGTAGATCAACACTGCAAGTAATGTAATATAACTCGGTAGAGATATAAAGAATATACTATCATTATTCGTTAAGTGATATGAGAAATTAACTTGTAACCATCTAAGCGTGGATAGTTATCCGTTATATATCagtattataattataaatgtcttatactaatatttttaataaaaagaagtTTAGGAATGTGTATGTTAAGGTGTCCTAGATATTCTTATTAAGATCTTTTTCTATTTACGtactaaaattgaaatttgtatCCCCACACAAAAATGAGATGTAGATGTTTATCAAATCTGTCACTAGTGACTTTGTTGAACGTACCATACTCTATTCATGGTCACATTTTAAACATCTCAAtcaataaaatactaaaaaaaaagaaggaaaaagagagGTCTCGATCAGCAATTGATCAATCTTCTCAAAGTATTATTGTACATGAATGATGGCTAGTAGGTGTGTCCAAAAGTCACACTaataattttgcaaaaaaaattagcCACCGGCAACTAAGTCTTAATTCGCATATTTTTCTACTTAAGTGCCATCTTCTTAGTACTAatctttttaattaatactaGCCACTACTTGTTAGTACGAATAATACTACTGCAATTTACATGTCCATTTCAATATTGCAAATTGCACTCCTTCTTGGCTCTAGTGGACTCTAATATTCTTTTAATACTATTTACTTCCACAATATTTATTGCGTGCTAATTGCATTTTGACtaatcttaaactaaagatttAGCGGTCCTTGCCATTCATTTTGACGGCGGAAACAATTACAATTCACTACTTGCTGATAAATTTCATCCACGAAAActttatatattgaaaaatgacTTGTATGAATTGTTAAAGTATGTAGTCAACAAATTAATCAACCCCCTCCATACTCCTCCTTTCCCAACCgaaattcatatttatatatattataataagaAGAATTAGGCAACCGATAGTACTTAAAtcttttgacatatttttattcttttagtaCTTGTGGATGTTCGAAAATTGAGGTGAATTGTTGAAATTTAGTAAATACTATGCCCAAGGAATAAAGAAATGAGGATAACTTCCGGTTGGAAGCTAAGGCGGAGATAGGAGTCGGTAACttttgctcaaataatatgtttttattaaaaaaattattgaacatatacaaatattaaGTTTAGAACCCAAGTATTAACACTTAAAATCAtggttataaaatttaaaactcatCATAAAGTTGAAATTCTGACTTCAACacagtaaaacaaaaaaaattggtagGGGATGCAATTAAAACTAGGAATACGGAGACACGATATATTCAGAGCCGTGGAAATAATTAGTACAACCACGCTCCCCACATGGGAATCGAATCCGAAGTATCTATATATCTTTATAAATCTTGTTAATATTATTAAGTGCAAAATGCCAGCTGATTAGGAGCATGTTCATGTATCGAGGACTACTAAGTTATTTCCCATTGTTAGTACAAtgatatgaaatttatattaaaaacatAAACGGATTAATTAATTGCTAACTACTTCTTTAGATTATTTAATAAAAGGAGTACTAATCTGTATAATGaactcaaaaaagaaaatgtgagAAAGAATGTGCTTTGCGGCGGGAATAGCTGATTTTGCGCAAAGCCGGTGAATATTGTATGATTCTCATGCGTATGTATGAAGCAGATTTCcttactttttttgtttatcCATCCAAATCATATTCCGCTAATTCGGTTGCTTCATGTTGTTCATTTCTTTTGGATTAAGCAATCTGAACATTACATTCGTTTGGGTAGTGGTATATGGAGTCCAGACCCTATAGGGcgaaaaaaattgacaaaagggtatattattattttttttaatcaaaggGGTAAAATCGTTAGTGGGGTAGCGATTTTGTTTTGACGTCATTATTTCGTTAAACAATCAAAATCGCTGACCTATCAGagattttgtccaaaaaaatgtccattttttaaaagaaaattgctGCCCGTGCAGCATTTTTggcgaattttttttttttttaaaaaaacaaaatatggcTACCTTGATAGCGATTTTGGcgaaaaatattgtttttttttcttaaaaatggcTGCCaaggtgaatttttttttcttttaatctttAAGTGGTTTTCTATAAGCGGAAAGTTAATTATAACCTACATTCattaatttacttttctttttttatcagTAACGTGAATAGACAAAGGTTAGTACTACCAACTACTCAgcgctttttttaaaaaaaaatccgccaaaatctaaaaaaaagaaaaaaaaattttcaCCAAAATCGCTAACTGTGGAGCAATTTTCAATAtacttttaagtttaaaaatatatttttttaaaaaaacgctGTCATTgcagagattttttttaaaaaaataaaaaaattcccCAAAAACGCTGCACAGACAgctattttcttttaaaaaatgaaaaaatttttggacaaaatcgcTGGTAGGTCAGCGATTTTGATTGTTTAACGGAGTCAAAACAAAATCGCTATCCCACTAGCGATTTTACCcctttggttaaaaaaaaaattgatatacccttttgaaatttttgtcaaattttttttcccctttaGGCTCCAGACTCGtggtatatgtatattgttgtggtatcattaatgtattttgttcagaaattactcattagtcaatgatattgtaagagtgtatatatataatggtaTCATTAAGGCTTCTTGTTCAAAAATTATCATTAGCCAATGATTCTATAAGACACTATcagaaaagtgtgaattacatgggaATTTTCCTGGgaattaatatgaaaatttgcaggaaaataagtttcctaTAGATTTTCATACAAATCCCCaggaaaatccccatgtaattcacacttttcttgtagtctagagtatatatatactcttatagtatcattgactaatgagtaatttatgaataagaaaccttaatgatatcaatacagtatatatatacaatgatttaatatcaattaagcgaaattatcagcattatgataccaatacaataaCTATGATTCTAATTTAGTATCACTTAAACGAAATTAGTTGGGGATACAtaatgtaattatttagtggggtaTGATTATAAAGGCCAAAAGGGTATATGcttgtaattattttgcttttatagGGTATTTCCTTAGttttcccattttttttcttatcaaaaCAATGTATTTGAAACGTAAAGAGGAAACATTTATTTAAAGGGGAGGCAGGGGGCGGTGCTCAATTGAGTGAATGTAAGAAAAAGATGAGATAGATACACAGATATAAATTAGAATTAGTGCAGTGCAGTATAACAAGAAACACAAGTTGGCTGTTTAAGAAAACGCATCTCATCGCTCGCAGTTTTGGTGTAGAAATTACATATTCATATTAGACATTAATTTTAACAAAGTGGCTCTGGCAAAGGACATGTTTTTTTATGACTTACATACTCTAACACTTTAAATTTTGTAATGTACTTTAACTTATTGTTTATCACAGGTTACTAATTAAAGTTTATTGAGTACTTTATAATACCTAAACTTATTGAAGTTTTCTAATTTTAACCTTATTCCTTGGAGAATGCATATTGAATACTACATAATTAGTTAACAAAAAAGGTGTGGTTGTCACGTGCTAGTTGCAAGTTGCAACTTACCTTAATTGGGGTGTTGAAAGGCTGACAAAACTATTGCAAAGGAGACTCTACAGttgtatatacacatgaaaTACCAAAGCCGCCCACAGAAAAATGGACTGTTTTTAGTTAATTTGTTGATAGCATCCCTTCCCAAGCAAGATATATACATCACACCtttttgagacaaaatatgaGGGAGGATTTGGGCCATCTatgatccaccactaggaaAATTGAtgcaaatcttttaaaaatagtaaCATGAGTGAGTATATTGGGAAGAGGGAGTGTTTTGTGGCATAGTTAAAGGAGCATGAACCTCTACTGTACATATATACAGCTGCTTTCCCTATTCTGGTCCAATCATATTCATTATCCATTCCTTTTCTATTAACTTCCTTACTTTGACTTTCTATATTTTAATGCATGCAATACTACTTTCTGAGTTACAACTTGTGCTCTACACcttctgttttttttaattattttaaagtacaGTCAAATATTGGTCTAAAAATTTCATGGTTATTGTTATAAAGAGGTAATGTTTACATGTGTACCAAGGAGGAATATTTTTGCTAATCAATTTAacagataaattaaaaaattagaaacACTATGAGTGAAAAAGAGGCAAACACTAGTAGTCTTTTGTTGAAACGACATTATCATAACTAATTAGTAGTACtcaacaacatttattttttttacctctacatatttgtatttgaatttttacTATGCTCATGATATTAATGATGATTAGCatacatattttaatatattgactCATTGGCTCTATTTTATGGCAGAGAAGTTGTTTCAGATAGACCCTATTGGctcaagtaaataaaaaaaatattacacaaaattattatttttatatctccaaaataatttattcattgAATTATAGCTACATAAATAACATTCAAGACAGGttgattctaattttttttaaattcatgtctgtcttaaattatatatatatatatatataattaatcattTCTTATAAGGTCTGTTAAGctagttaattatttttggtTAAATAGTTTATGACACTCCTTCATACCAGAACAGAGATATGAGGTTGGATAAAGGAGGATCTTTATCCTTTGCTGAATGTGTTAGCTCCAAAATTAAAACATAGGGATAtccactttaatttatttttaaatgggAATTTGGGAGTGAAGATTTAGACTAGGCCCAATTCTTTCTATTCCTTGAATGATAAAGAAAATGATgtttgaaaagtgaaaaaaacGTGGGGATGAAATGCAAGAAAAATTTATTCATGTAATATTAAGGGACAAAAACATCACttgaaaatacataatttctccctcttaatttatgtgacactttttatttatttattttttaaaaaaattaaactatataaattttgatCACATTTTTAGATatattgttttatcatattaatttgagaaaattgcAACTTATTATTCCTGCATACTTTAATTTTAAGATATTGAgttaatcaaatcaaatttaacattaaaaattactCAAATAAACTATCGAAATTGAAAAATGCCACATATATTTAAACTGAGTGAGCAGCATCTAGTCTCTCTGCTGTGCGAACGCATAGGagattaatttgatatatatgcatatgaaattaaataacCCTATACAATTATGAGGAATAAAAATCGATATTCAACCATTAATATAATgcccaaataaaatcatgtaatgATTACGGCTGCAGTTGACCAAGCAAAATAGAACTATTGAaaccaatcttgaatattacaTGTTTGTTGAAAAGCTTCAAAATCGAAGTACTCCATTGACTTATCTAAAAGAAATCATACTGGACAACCCCCCCAACCCACCAGTCTTGTAAAGTTGGAAATTTATAGGTATAATAGTCAAATTATAGCAATGTTCATACTTGTATTTCGTTCAACATTTGACTAAATTTAATGCCTCATTCACATATGATATATTTGTGAGAGGGGGTAGCTAGTATAGATAAAATTAGATCAAATATGAGAAGCTAGCTACATGGAAAGTGCTTAGAAAGTCTTGAAGTTTGGCTTCTTTTTCCCTATCAACTAACATCAAAATTGTGCACGAACTTTCCAAGTAGCTAATTGATGTGACTGCGTTCGttactcataaaaaaaaaaaaatcaaactcaaataaaacACGTGCTACCAAGTAGCTACATACCTGCCTTAATTGAAACTTTTCTCCCTTCCCATTTTGGTAGTACGTAGTTGAATCGATActaaatttaagagaaaaatcaatttttttaagacATATTATCTAAAATACATTATAATATTTCAGTTGttataaatttttgaaacttaaaactttaaaatatgttaTCTTATTTGTGTGGTTATAAAAATATCTCACTAAAGATGAAATGAAAAATTCCAAATTTGTATTATTCTTTTGGAATAGACTAAAAAGTAAAGTATAACATAAACTGAAACGTGTATGTTTAGGTATTCTTCTATTTCATGTGGCGCTGTAATTATTTAGACAACTATGTGTCTTTTTATTGAACTGTGATTTTACCAAAACAAGTTGTAATATTTAATTAGAAGAATTTAGTTTTGTATTTcctaaaatatttgaaaaataattgcGTAGACTATCGTACTTCCAAACAACTTTTTTTAATCGGTGAGGGGATATTTACTACCGAACTCACGTTGATAATTGGCGTTCAAGTTCAATGGATAAGCATATGAATGGTTATCTTAATCAACTTTCATGATAAACCTAAAAAGTTGGTCAATTCCCATGTTTGATAAAGATGAGAACAAGTAAATAGTGTAACAAAAATTAGGATTCATGAACATATATGATTCCTTGTACAATTTTGACTAAAATTGCATGCCTCTCTCACACATTACGTGTTATATAAAATTGGAAAACTTGTTGGATGGGCCTAAATACGACACATTGACATACTAGAATCTAAAACCAACTGATAGGAAGGTGCATGGAAACAGAGCCAGCCACGTAAACTTCACAATTCCGCACAGCCGCCGCTAACTTCTCAAATCCCAACAAAAACGTGCTACAATAATCGAATTCACACCAAATAGGACTCCGTTCGGAAATAACATTTCCTGCCAAGGATTAATCCGACAGAAACATTCACTATCCAGGGAAAACCGAGCAGAATtagaattttgtttttaaaggTAATCAATTAAGAAATAGCTTAACTCAACGAAACAACAACATTGATTTTGATATAGGAAGTAATAACAAATTAAGAAACTAAAAACGTACTCTTTAACTATACAGTATGGTGAGTTTCAATCCATCTTCGTCATATAgaaatttatgtatgtattttgtacaaaaaaaattgaacgaATTGGCCTAGCTTAATCACTAAATTGGCTAGCAAAAATATTCAGAACTCTGAATTATCtatgactaattttttttttacaacaaaATTGACATCACCTAACGCTGACCCAGCCATCAGCAGTAGACCATTCAAATTCAGGTCTACATTCACACACTAATTCCCGAATTCTCTCTGTTGGTGATGTAGACCATGACCCATCGCTCCAGTTCATTGATTCTTGAAACGCCGGTGAGGGCAGTGATGTAATTGAACATGTTACTGAGGATTCAGCAGAGTTATTAGATACCCAATCTGGGAAATCAAATGGGCACCTTGGAGATGTTGAAGGGCTGCCACTGTTGCATCTTTCGTAATTTAATGTAACAGTGTCATCTTCATCAGCAACAAAGGGATGTTTTAGAAGCATCTCAGCTGTCCATCTCTTTTTCACGTCCTTCACCAAGCATTTCTCAAGAAAATCTTTTCCTTCTTCCGATAAATTTTGAGGAATTTCAGGTAATTGATCACCCAATCCAATTGTCATCAACAATTTAGTTATATCTGAACATCTCCACACTGGATTACCAGTTGCCATTTCCGCCATCACACAGCCAAGTGCCCAGATATCAGCCGGAGTATCCTGTTCGCCTCCGATCACCATTTCCGGTGACATGTACAGCGGAGTACCCCTCAATTCACATCTCAATTTATCATCTTTCTTTGATTCCGCTCTCTTTGCCAATCCGAAATCAGCAATTTTGACTTGACCATTTTCGCTTAAAAGAATGTTTGGAAGCTTAATGTCGCAGTGAACATAACCATTGTTGTGGATATAATGAATCCCTCTGAGTAACCCCTTTGTGTACTTCCTGACTTCAAACTCCGGCAACCTCTGATCACcggaattctttaatttatccGACAAAGCACCCCCACAAGCATACTCCAATAAGACATTGTACAGTTTTTCGCCATTTTCATAACTGTAGCTGTCACCAACGCAATTGATAATTTGTGGGCACCCCTTAAGTTCATCCAAGATTATCTTCTCATTCATCAAAGTAGCTGAGCAGGAAGCGGAAGAAGACTTAACCACCATTGATGGAGAAAACAGAGTACTCTGGTTTCTCGGAATCGCAAAACTCACTTTGCCAAAGCTTCCATGCCCTACTGTTTCACCTCTAACCCAATCCATTTTTGTGTTTAATTAACTGAAGTTTATAGAGCTGAAAATTTGGTAATTTAAGGTTTCTTCTGTtgagagaaaaggaagaagagaagTGGCAATGAGCTCTGTTTCAAGCAGCTGACTTCTATATATAGAGTTTGCGggtttctaattttattttaattttaatttttcaaaattcatatttgatgGCTAAATTAAATGAATTAATGTTCACACAAGTAGTGACGAACACATGTGCGTAACTCcgtattgatttttttttattggtatAATAGTCAAGTTGTGcaaaagaaaatacttttaaaataaaaaatgcgcACGTGATGatgcaaaaaatatttctacCTAACATAAGTAGTTAACACCTTTCATTATTAAAGGACCGTCCATTCAATCAAACCTTGATATTTTGTAGTAAATAAATTACAGTGTTAGTAAAACTAAGATCTTTAAGGTTAAATCTCAAAAGAAATTTGGGATTAGTTCAAAATAGTATGTTGGTAATTACCTATCTAATTCTGATATGGTTGATAGAATGTATATCAATTTTACGAAGTTACTAGTGAGTAGTGTATACTCCCTTTGTCTAATTTAAATGACACAGTTgaattcaagtaaaaaaaactttaaatttatatatttgaaattacgtaaaattaaaataattaattatttaaaaaacatataaagaaaatatatatatttttaaaaaactattgaGTCTAAAAATTTCAATGGTAAACTATAATTGAATTTGAGAACACATGATTACTTGAAAGTTTTGTCTCTTTTATACGTGTTCGTTTGAGAAATCGGGGGGCTACTctacttatatttatttaattcatattaGTAATCATGCCCCATATTATGAACATTCAGCATCACATTTTAAACATCCTAATCAGCACTGCAAGTTTAAATGGACTAATCCTCCAACTCCCATCATTAAAAGAGTTTAATGTTGTTAGATTTAACCTTGATATAAGAAGATTAGCTCCTACTAATCCAGTAAAAAAGGTTTCTGCCTTTTTAGGTTATTATTAAAAAGGTAAGTTTAAATGTTGAAAAAACCCGTATAAATTCGTTAGTTTGGAATTTGGATGGATAAAATGTCTAGTCAATATCCAACATACTTCCCCCTACCTACTAATTCCCAACCGACAATTCATATGATGTTATTGTAAGTATAAGGTAACCGACAGCTTTATATTCATTGCATAATCATCTTCTAATCACTTGTTTAGGATAGGATAATGATACATTTGATCCAAATTATATAGAAAGAGAGAAGGGTTTCATGGTTTTGTCATTCAAAACGTGTTTAATATTCCTAAataattcttttgaaaaataaatgcATGTTCAATAGTGCTATCATTTTAAAAACAAGGTACGTAACTCATGGACGGAATCACTAACCATTGctaattaatactaattagtaATTATGTATAATTGGTGAATGCATACTGACAGAGGTTCAAGATTTTGTTCACACTTGATGAATCACGTTTGGTCAAAGTTTTTCACATGATTTCCAAAGTGAACTGTATAGTAGCATAACTTGTGAATGGAAAATATGTAGTTTGCTTGTGTTCAATAACATGCAACTTAGTTTTAAAATGTATCACatatactctctccgttcaCACGTAAATTGTTGCTATACACGTACAACTtgtatagaaatgtgtcattctttgtTTCGGAAGGAAAATATGTTACTATAGTTAATAtatgatgaaattaaaataGGGGTTATGGATGTAGTACAATCAAATCATGTGGTAAGGATACGTTAAACGTTTAAAATTAAGGACAATTTAGGCAGGAAGAAAGATGTATATTGTCTAATCAAACAAATGAAATTGGGGTTATGCTGTCCTCGATgaaatgaaaaggaaataaCCCATTCTGTGCCAAAAATGTTACCGAGTGTGAATAAGTTTTTTGTGAACACACGTTATCTCAGCCATGTTTCATGCGGAATCCAAGGTGATGAACAAACTATTTATCTAATAAAGTTTAAATGTTAATCACACTAATCGAAAACTTGATAGAAATAGAATTACAGTAATTCGTTTATAATAAGTTATTTTGTAATACttgaattgaaaataaataaattatatcagGGCCGGCTGAAGCCTAAAGCAAGTAAAGCATTTGCTTTAAGCCTCAAGATTTTTAAGGCcccaaattcattaaatattattgtgaaaatagtaattttgctaacaaagtttaaaactttCCTTATCAAAAATGTTGATTTTGTGGTTGTATATAaccaaagtaaaagaaaaagacGCAAGAAATAATTATGCGCTTTGCGTCCACCGACAAAAGCAGCTGATTTTGCGCAAGGCTTCTCGCCATTGTCGGTTTGCGAATGGTGTTGAAGACACACGGGAGGAAAAAAGGCTCATTTTGATGGCTTACCAAAAATGAGGGAAACCAGTTATATATTCGTTTGGACCCTCTCACATGTTTAAtcttattttatcgattttcctAGAGATCTTTATCAATAATACAGCCATTCTGTCGGGATAAAACAAGATTTGTTAGCCTTTAGACAACCCGAGGAATTCTTTAGGCATCTCTTATACAGTCATTGGCAAAAATCTCTCTCTTGTTCTTTAACCATAAGTAGGTAATAAGTGTCTTATTATAAGACTGTCCAGTGACCGGGACATCTCGGAGTCCAATCCCAGTTCATGTCCCGCCCGGTCCATACTGAATAGGAGGGGGGATGGGACGGGTCGTTGGTTGGGCCCAGTATCCCGGACCAGTCCAGATCCGATACAGTCACATGAACCCGGCTTAGATTTAAGTTTCTT
The Solanum stenotomum isolate F172 chromosome 12, ASM1918654v1, whole genome shotgun sequence DNA segment above includes these coding regions:
- the LOC125848759 gene encoding mitogen-activated protein kinase kinase kinase 20-like; this translates as MDWVRGETVGHGSFGKVSFAIPRNQSTLFSPSMVVKSSSASCSATLMNEKIILDELKGCPQIINCVGDSYSYENGEKLYNVLLEYACGGALSDKLKNSGDQRLPEFEVRKYTKGLLRGIHYIHNNGYVHCDIKLPNILLSENGQVKIADFGLAKRAESKKDDKLRCELRGTPLYMSPEMVIGGEQDTPADIWALGCVMAEMATGNPVWRCSDITKLLMTIGLGDQLPEIPQNLSEEGKDFLEKCLVKDVKKRWTAEMLLKHPFVADEDDTVTLNYERCNSGSPSTSPRCPFDFPDWVSNNSAESSVTCSITSLPSPAFQESMNWSDGSWSTSPTERIRELVCECRPEFEWSTADGWVSVR